One part of the Geothrix edaphica genome encodes these proteins:
- a CDS encoding antitoxin Xre/MbcA/ParS toxin-binding domain-containing protein → MTETPEQRRVRRLFTATPEELGAAAVRGALRRKEHGALPDFPSVCPDACPYCGQELGSGCESQEVEAGVAYSCATCHNIVYFVPKDPSTVDLGRKFALEEDRFAALDARGWASNLSDEERMAEAVNKGLVPAGLRAYFRIMHLWGIGEEEASVLLGFDHKPTEIEIGTDPLKRISHTIGIYRALHTLLALESANAWVKQPNTDELFRGRPALELLQTGTQGFEQLRNYLAANLS, encoded by the coding sequence ATGACTGAAACTCCAGAACAGCGTAGAGTCAGACGATTATTCACTGCGACTCCCGAGGAGCTCGGGGCGGCTGCTGTGCGAGGGGCCCTGAGGAGGAAAGAGCACGGGGCCCTTCCCGATTTCCCGTCAGTCTGCCCCGATGCTTGCCCATACTGCGGACAAGAACTCGGGTCAGGGTGCGAATCCCAGGAGGTAGAGGCTGGGGTCGCCTATTCCTGCGCGACGTGCCACAACATTGTCTACTTCGTTCCGAAGGACCCCTCGACAGTTGATCTCGGTCGTAAATTCGCGTTAGAAGAGGACAGATTCGCGGCCCTGGATGCACGGGGGTGGGCCAGTAATCTCTCGGATGAAGAGAGAATGGCCGAGGCTGTGAATAAGGGATTGGTCCCCGCCGGGCTGAGGGCCTACTTTCGAATCATGCACCTATGGGGTATCGGCGAAGAGGAAGCCTCGGTTCTCTTGGGGTTCGACCATAAACCTACAGAGATCGAGATTGGAACCGATCCCCTGAAGCGGATCTCCCATACCATCGGAATCTACAGAGCACTACACACCCTGCTTGCTCTCGAATCCGCCAACGCATGGGTGAAACAACCAAACACTGATGAGCTCTTCAGGGGAAGGCCGGCCTTGGAGCTTCTTCAGACGGGGACCCAGGGATTCGAGCAATTACGGAACTACCTCGCAGCGAACCTCTCGTAG
- a CDS encoding SOS response-associated peptidase, giving the protein MPHMCGRYTFTLSAANLTEAFGLVPPGFAIRDGYNIAPGQYIIIVRPEGGRRLADVAFWGLIPAWVKDPNEFSKPINARAETLTEKPTFRAAFKRKRVIVPATGFYEWQVQGKGKQPFYIHPKDEGFFAFAGLMEDWQGPNGEVMISACIITTGPNSLMADIHNRMPVILPKETWDLWLDPASQPREVQPLLVPFPSDRMAAHPVSPAVGNVRSDGPELILPVA; this is encoded by the coding sequence ATGCCCCACATGTGCGGTCGATACACCTTCACCCTCAGTGCTGCCAACCTGACCGAGGCGTTCGGCTTGGTGCCGCCGGGCTTCGCCATCCGGGATGGCTACAACATCGCCCCGGGTCAGTACATCATCATCGTCCGCCCGGAAGGAGGGCGAAGACTCGCCGATGTGGCCTTCTGGGGGCTCATCCCGGCCTGGGTGAAGGACCCCAACGAGTTCTCAAAGCCCATCAATGCTCGGGCGGAAACCCTGACGGAGAAACCCACCTTCCGCGCGGCCTTCAAGCGAAAGCGCGTGATCGTGCCGGCCACCGGCTTCTACGAGTGGCAGGTCCAGGGAAAAGGAAAGCAGCCCTTCTACATCCACCCGAAGGATGAGGGGTTCTTTGCCTTCGCGGGCCTGATGGAGGACTGGCAGGGCCCCAACGGAGAGGTGATGATCAGCGCCTGCATTATCACCACCGGGCCCAATAGCCTCATGGCCGACATCCACAACCGCATGCCCGTGATCCTGCCCAAGGAGACCTGGGACCTCTGGCTGGATCCTGCCTCCCAGCCCCGCGAGGTCCAGCCCCTGCTCGTCCCATTCCCGAGCGACCGGATGGCCGCCCACCCCGTAAGCCCTGCGGTCGGAAATGTTCGGAGTGACGGGCCAGAGTTGATCCTGCCCGTAGCCTAG
- a CDS encoding AAA family ATPase, producing MTELTLTVSQVWLGPKGGAVFQGKDQAGATHKVIASENVISRPPRPGEFWRVQGENRTHPKWGLQLEATLAIPMVPEGEHLRRFLARNRAFQGVGDVRAKMLWEKFGKGLIALLDAKDALSLAEVIGEEVAGTLVQAWEEARAEARVVEWLDQKGFPVRLAAKVVKLWGALAPEKIQENPYRMLAVAGWEQVDRAAQLIGFPQDAEARQIAAVETVCYLSMADKHTVIKEGELLLGVGRLLKVGRDGAEKALELAEGDQAVVRLGEGRWQALGPHVMETYLRDRLAAMVTAEHVPAGHLFWAAPSDAKVDELLAEFQAENSLKLTDEQKQAVWMALTQRVGMILGGAGTGKTTVLKAIMWGAERLQGTVHAVALAGRAAIRMTEATGRPARTIAGFLGAAERGELELGGSDLVVVDEASMVDLPLAYSLMRAIPEDARLLMVGDPYQLPPIGMGLVFGVYAEDDRVPKVELMQVHRQAKETGIPQVAGQIRMGTMPGLKSYEGPKAGISFMPCTSAEAQAQVIELVSELGGPGEVQILSPIKNGLAGIKAINAALHHLRAAGRDQWQGFAVDDPVIWLENDYDRKIWNGTLGVVQAAGPTSLSVLWDGHDKLMDMGVSDLDSLDLAYAISVHKAQGSQFRRVVAPVFRSRLLERTLVYTALTRATEQVVFIGDAGALKLAVEAPPAPFRRNHGLAHAEK from the coding sequence GTGACGGAGCTGACCCTGACCGTCTCGCAGGTATGGCTTGGCCCCAAAGGTGGTGCGGTTTTCCAGGGCAAAGACCAGGCGGGTGCCACCCACAAGGTCATCGCCAGCGAGAATGTCATCTCCCGGCCGCCGCGGCCCGGGGAGTTCTGGCGGGTCCAGGGGGAGAACAGAACTCATCCGAAGTGGGGCCTCCAACTCGAAGCCACCCTCGCGATTCCTATGGTTCCCGAGGGGGAGCACCTTCGCCGTTTTCTGGCCCGGAATCGGGCCTTTCAGGGGGTCGGAGATGTTCGGGCCAAGATGCTGTGGGAGAAGTTCGGGAAGGGTCTTATCGCCCTGTTGGATGCCAAGGATGCCCTGTCCCTGGCCGAGGTGATCGGAGAAGAGGTCGCCGGGACGCTGGTCCAGGCCTGGGAGGAGGCCCGTGCCGAGGCCCGTGTGGTGGAGTGGCTGGACCAGAAAGGGTTCCCGGTCCGCCTGGCGGCGAAGGTGGTTAAGCTCTGGGGCGCTCTTGCGCCAGAGAAGATCCAGGAGAACCCCTACCGCATGCTGGCCGTGGCCGGCTGGGAGCAGGTCGACCGTGCAGCCCAGCTCATCGGCTTCCCCCAGGACGCAGAGGCGCGTCAGATCGCGGCCGTGGAGACTGTCTGCTACCTATCCATGGCCGACAAGCACACAGTCATCAAGGAAGGGGAGTTGCTGCTGGGTGTGGGCAGGCTCCTGAAGGTGGGCCGGGATGGGGCGGAAAAGGCCCTGGAGCTGGCGGAAGGAGACCAGGCCGTGGTGAGGCTAGGGGAAGGTCGATGGCAGGCCCTAGGACCCCACGTGATGGAGACCTATCTTCGGGACCGATTGGCAGCGATGGTCACTGCCGAGCACGTTCCAGCCGGGCATCTGTTCTGGGCCGCCCCGTCAGACGCCAAGGTGGATGAATTACTGGCCGAGTTCCAGGCCGAGAACAGCCTGAAGCTTACGGATGAGCAGAAGCAGGCCGTATGGATGGCCCTAACCCAGCGAGTGGGGATGATCCTTGGCGGCGCCGGCACGGGGAAGACCACGGTGCTGAAGGCCATCATGTGGGGGGCCGAGAGGCTGCAGGGCACGGTCCATGCTGTCGCCCTGGCGGGCAGAGCGGCGATCCGCATGACGGAGGCCACGGGTCGTCCGGCCAGAACAATCGCCGGGTTCCTCGGAGCCGCGGAACGCGGCGAACTGGAACTAGGCGGCTCAGATTTGGTGGTGGTCGATGAGGCCTCAATGGTGGACCTCCCGCTGGCCTATAGCCTCATGCGAGCAATCCCTGAGGACGCACGGCTCCTTATGGTAGGCGACCCCTACCAGCTTCCCCCCATTGGGATGGGTCTGGTGTTCGGTGTCTACGCTGAGGATGATCGAGTCCCCAAGGTGGAACTGATGCAGGTTCACCGACAGGCTAAAGAGACAGGGATCCCTCAGGTTGCTGGGCAGATTCGCATGGGGACCATGCCTGGGCTGAAATCCTACGAGGGGCCAAAAGCTGGCATCTCGTTCATGCCCTGCACCAGTGCAGAGGCTCAGGCTCAGGTGATCGAATTGGTCTCGGAACTTGGCGGCCCTGGCGAGGTCCAGATCCTCTCTCCCATCAAGAACGGACTCGCTGGCATCAAGGCCATCAATGCCGCGCTTCACCATCTACGGGCGGCCGGTCGGGACCAGTGGCAGGGGTTTGCGGTGGACGATCCGGTGATCTGGCTGGAGAACGACTACGACCGGAAAATCTGGAACGGAACTCTCGGTGTGGTTCAGGCCGCAGGCCCCACATCGCTTTCCGTCCTTTGGGATGGACATGACAAGCTGATGGACATGGGGGTTTCTGACCTGGACTCACTGGATCTGGCCTATGCCATCTCAGTGCACAAGGCTCAGGGAAGCCAGTTCAGGCGAGTTGTTGCCCCAGTATTCAGGAGCCGTCTTCTTGAGCGGACCTTGGTTTACACGGCGCTGACCCGTGCCACAGAACAGGTCGTCTTCATCGGCGATGCAGGCGCGCTCAAGCTGGCTGTTGAAGCGCCACCGGCTCCCTTCAGGAGAAACCACGGCCTAGCTCATGCTGAGAAGTAG
- a CDS encoding helix-turn-helix domain-containing protein — translation MAKKGVRRIPARLRFAENLRSIRTQKGLSQEDLADLVNLHRTYVGSVERGERNISVDNMEALADALGVELSEMLRG, via the coding sequence ATGGCCAAGAAGGGCGTAAGGCGTATACCTGCAAGACTCCGGTTCGCCGAGAACCTTCGCAGTATTCGGACGCAGAAAGGCCTCTCCCAGGAGGACCTGGCCGATCTTGTCAACCTCCACCGGACCTATGTGGGCTCGGTAGAACGCGGCGAGAGGAATATTTCGGTCGACAATATGGAAGCCTTGGCAGATGCACTTGGGGTTGAACTGAGTGAAATGCTTCGTGGCTAG